The DNA window GActaggaatcagtggttaaggataaacagaatactttactgagaaacgaTAACACAAGGATCCCAGTAACACTGAGTCTCAAACTCACTCAGCAGACAACAGCACATATTACAGGCTTCTGCACAAGAAAACACCTccttttaacagggaaatcataatgagtaaataggacacacctgagtgtcgttaatgtctctaggacggtctctttcgccctctggtgacaggtggaaccatgacaatgGTATTGTGTTTATTTTGTGAACCATTAGGCAAGCACCTCTCGTGACATTCCTAACATCTAACCCAACCTATTAATCAGTATCATCAGGTATGTAACATAGCTGTCTCTTGACTCAGCCGGATACCGTTGTGTTGTGTAGGTGTTGCCATGTTGTGAAGGTGTTGCAATCACTCTCCTAGCCACGGGCAACTTGCTGCTCTACCTGAGCAACAAGTGGTGGACgcacacaggatacacacacaacATCAGCTGGTCCTATGTGGAGTGACTAATCGCttgatttaattacattttcatgAAATTGAGTTtacattatttattattatacaaGCATATGCAAGCTCTATGTTTCCTATTGATCATTAAGCATATTTATTTTCATATGAATTGTAAAGCAGAATTatatagagagaaataaagaattTACTCAGAGAAGCATGTGTATAGCATATGGTGTAATGTCTTACAGTAAGTGTGTGTCCAATTAACATGTTGAAGCATATATTTAAAATTCCCTCCATGATTTATTATAATGGGGAAAATGGACCCGGTAATTGTTATTTTCAGTTCATTCAGGCATCATAAGATATTCTGAAGTGAGATAACCACAAACTTTCCACTCTGTCCTGACATGTTACCTCATGCCACCCATGCTTCATGCCAACAACCATGTGTATCGGACCACTCCTCACCCACAGTGCTGGCACAATGAACAACGGAAATGCATCAGAAGTGCTCAGAGCGTTGGTATTCAATACAGTATTTTGCGATGACCTAGGCCTACAGTATGGTCTTGTATGGTTATGCTCGgtatagagctcgccagcttgtagtcctaaaaaacagCAATgaagttacctctggttcgttcagccattcctacggGGAAGGacgtttttgttgttgataaatGCTGAAATTAAGGTTGCAGATTAACACATGTTTAGAATACAGTATTTCAAATGTTTTGTTCTGtcagataatatcagtcagttaacatgacctttatgaatttaTGAACAATTATTATGTACAGTGctttatgtgcttgttttgattacataaatgcttcaacaTTCACAAAAAGCTACATTAGCTGattctcatagaacaaaatgtataacaTCTCCTAAGCCTGTTACCACAGACTTATTTTCAGCGTTTATCTAAAATCCCTACGAAACCCCCATTCATTTCCCTATAGGCTTGTTAATATTGATAAAACAAGTAGACCGAGAAACCAACCAACACTTTCATGGGGAAATACTGCTTTTAATGACTGACTGGGGGTTAACACTTTAACCCTATTGAATTCAAACATGAAAATATAGCACAGAATGCAATGACGTTGGGTCAATAGTGATAAACAAGCCCAAGCCCTAAAAAGGGGGTTCATTGCTCCATCCGCAGGATCATATACTGTGTCGCCAATGCAACCTTTAACAAAGATTGCAATATTATCCACttatcaatcacacacacacatagagaataaaagcactttatagtgatacacacatacagtattgaGCTGATGTCTGGAATCTGTAGCTTTGCAGATGTTAATGTACGCTGCCTGTGATAAACTTAAACGGCCTTGACTGGATAGTGGATACTGTTAACTAAAAAGATAGCATTTACAGCAGCCTAGAAGGCTAATAGGTTCAGAAATGTGCACTGACTGTCACTGACACCCTATTAAGACCCTTATTCCACCTCCACACCTGCCTCCTCCTCATCAGGACAGGCCGCAAACTCCTTCTCGGGCAGCAGGCCGTACTCGCTGAGGAACGCCTCGATATCGGTAGCAAAGAACTCCTCGCTGAGGTGCTGTGTCATGGACAGGAAGTTGCCTAGCAGCTCGCCTGCCTTGTACACCAGAATGGTGGGCAGCACGTTGTCTGAGAAGCGCTCGCCGGCGCCTGTTGCGGCCGCCTGGATGCGGCAGAACTTGATGCTGGGGTACTCGGTGGCCAGGCAGTCCAGGCAGGAGTTGAGTGCCTCGCAACCTTTGACCCTGTCCTCGTAGATGTGTACGATCACCAGGGTGAGCCGGTGCGCCTTCTCAATGACCTCCAGGAAGGCCTCGGCGCTGTCCAACTCCACCACGCTGTCGAACTTAGGGCCAAAGCTGAGACGCTCGTGCATCTC is part of the Salmo trutta chromosome 31, fSalTru1.1, whole genome shotgun sequence genome and encodes:
- the LOC115169909 gene encoding phosducin-like is translated as MSSPDEDEVPAIQTGPKGVINDWRKFKCEDQDTPPSKKELLRQMSNPQSDDIPDRLNRKMSVQEYEMIAEEDEKCLRKYRQQCMKEMHERLSFGPKFDSVVELDSAEAFLEVIEKAHRLTLVIVHIYEDRVKGCEALNSCLDCLATEYPSIKFCRIQAAATGAGERFSDNVLPTILVYKAGELLGNFLSMTQHLSEEFFATDIEAFLSEYGLLPEKEFAACPDEEEAGVEVE